One Tetrapisispora phaffii CBS 4417 chromosome 3, complete genome DNA segment encodes these proteins:
- the TPHA0C03170 gene encoding uncharacterized protein (similar to Saccharomyces cerevisiae PRM5 (YIL117C) and YNL058C; ancestral locus Anc_2.250) — translation MNVDKYIKRRGLPSLVTTTTSTTHTQSTTLTSESVSITSSISTASTTSILTTSLTSSAISIPSIIAPSAENNPNIWRSDDIDGTVFICFGAIFGAILLFILIWRLYNNLKSTRYTYLTEAYDLEDPFKAAYNTNSSIMNNSLYDDDFNNDFERTHDGMPLSPTRSPMKLKYNGFQDAGHDTSNTEYFNNSVIQNPFDVIQDSGTPKKKATTNNVSLFISPTLEILNQQEKRKSRFVKDTRESISKSPLGHRNNAEFNRPERSISPDRSISPDRRHISPTRYHGKNNSILTLNIDNNTFDDNTVLRFNEDNSYNNFDQEIPREPTKKHTKVINWSFNLHHHFWMTCWKIANSALEVYTINKSTHLYIH, via the coding sequence ATGAATGTagacaaatatattaagagAAGAGGTTTGCCCTCTTTGGTTACCACTACAACTAGCACTACGCATACGCAATCGACTACACTGACCTCGGAATCTGTTTCCATAACATCTTCTATTTCAACTGCATCAACTACATCGATTTTGACAACTTCATTGACTTCATCAGCTATATCTATCCCATCAATAATTGCACCTTCAGCTGAAAATAATCCTAATATATGGAGATCGGATGACATTGATGGTACggtttttatttgttttggGGCAATATTTGGTGCTATATTGCTGTTCATACTAATTTGGAGATTATATAATAACCTTAAATCAACAAGATACACATATTTGACAGAAGCATATGACTTGGAAGATCCATTTAAGGCAGCATATAATACcaattcatcaataatGAACAACAGTTTGtatgatgatgatttcaACAACGACTTTGAAAGAACGCATGACGGTATGCCATTGAGTCCAACACGTAGTCctatgaaattaaaatacaATGGTTTCCAAGATGCTGGTCATGATACAAGTAACACagaatatttcaataatagtGTAATACAAAATCCATTCGATGTTATCCAGGATTCCGGCACACCAAAGAAAAAGGCCACTACCAATAACGTCTCATTATTCATATCACCAACATTAGAAATTCTAAATCAACaagaaaagagaaaatCAAGATTTGTAAAGGACACAAGGGAGTCTATATCTAAATCTCCATTGGGTCATAGAAACAATGCTGAGTTTAACAGACCAGAAAGAAGCATATCTCCTGATAGAAGTATATCTCCTGATAGAAGACATATCTCCCCTACTAGATACCATGGTAAAAATAACTCGATTTTAACTCtaaatatagataataACACATTCGATGACAATACTGTATTAAGATTCAATGAAGATAATTCATACAACAACTTCGATCAGGAGATTCCCAGAGAACCAACTAAAAAACACACGAAAGTAATAAATTGGAGTTTCAACCTccatcatcatttttggATGACATGTTGGAAGATAGCCAATAGTGCCTTGGAAGTATATACTATCAATAAATCAACACatctatatatacattaa
- the POR1 gene encoding porin POR1 (similar to Saccharomyces cerevisiae POR2 (YIL114C) and POR1 (YNL055C); ancestral locus Anc_2.254) — MAPPTFNNITKDVNSLINADYYHGQPLALDISTTAKNGVKFDIKTKQQKAGSPLSTTIETKFNDKSTGLSLTQSVANSDNIATKIEVDDILTKGLKTELITSIVPDVSKDAKLNLSFTQDFLTARGNFTLINKPSFIGDFTIARDGVVGGAQLSYDITQGSLSSYLVALAYKQADYTVGVSYTDKHLSTISLFQNVSDVLQIGAKATTVCKYIPDHKNTSIEFATKYIPDESSQIKAKIQDTGILALAYKQQLRKGINVGIGASFNALNLNEPVHKIGGSLSFST; from the coding sequence ATGGCCCCACCAACTTTCAACAATATCACTAAAGATGTCAATTCTTTAATCAATGCTGACTATTACCATGGTCAACCATTAGCTTTGGACATCTCTACAACTGCTAAGAACGGTGTCAAGTTCGATATTAAGACTAAACAACAAAAAGCTGGTTCTCCTTTATCTACTACTATTGAGAccaaatttaatgataaatccACTGGTTTATCATTAACTCAATCTGTTGCTAACAGCGATAACATTGCCACTAAGATCGAAGTCGATGATATCTTGACTAAGGGCTTAAAGACTGAATTGATCACCTCGATTGTTCCAGATGTCTCAAAGGATGctaaattgaatttatctTTCACTCAAGATTTCTTGACTGCTAGAGGTAACTTCACCTTGATCAATAAACCAAGTTTTATTGGTGACTTCACCATTGCTCGTGATGGTGTAGTCGGTGGTGCTCAATTGAGTTACGATATCACACAAGGTTCTCTATCAAGCTATCTAGTAGCTTTAGCTTACAAACAAGCTGACTACACCGTCGGTGTCTCTTATACTGACAAACATTTGAGTACTATTTCGTTATTCCAAAATGTTTCAGACGTCTTACAAATCGGTGCTAAAGCTACGACCGTATGCAAATACATCCCAGACCACAAGAACACTAGCATTGAATTTGcaactaaatatattccAGACGAATCCTCTCAAATTAAAGCAAAGATCCAAGACACTGGTATTCTAGCTTTAGCATACAAGCAACAATTGAGAAAGGGTATTAATGTAGGTATTGGTGCTTCTTTCAACGCTCTAAACTTGAATGAACCAGTCCACAAAATCGGTGGTTCTTTATCATTCTCGACTTAA
- the ARP5 gene encoding actin-related protein ARP5 (similar to Saccharomyces cerevisiae ARP5 (YNL059C); ancestral locus Anc_2.248), producing MLSRNCSLPPATVRVIDESPLNNEPEHFISTSTYDSSIPIAIDFGTCSVKAGYVNKADPAFNFPTRLTRFRDRKMSRTMTFIGNDTNLDYAVRSQSKTPFDGPFVTNWEYAEDILEYTFKHLGVTANHGISNPLIMTEKLATLQSQRANWYQLLFETFNTSNVSFGIDNVFAFYANTDKHSSGLVFGLNNQDTNVIPIIDGKPVLTDTKRINWGGSQSVGYLSDLMTLKYPYFPTKLTEFQYETLYKDYCYVSPDYAKELEDILSLEQLEKKDIVVEAPFTEIMQPEKTEEELRIQAEKRKENGRRLQEQAKQKRIEKMVEKQEEWEYYSQLKEQFVDQSKKQIQSILENAGFDDERDFKKYLYNLEKSLKRAQAAELSESLEGDEEEEEEDENANKFELLEVPDDQLDEEQIKEKRKQRLMKANYDARQRAKEEKLKAKQEAEELRIKEEQWRATDLSGWIRSKRKALDELLQKRKEKIKTREDMKDRKSQASQNRMKSLATLAEDNLKTGTKRTRQQATIDNDPNDTFGADDEDWMVYNDIFQNTETLDELIEEDYRDIVEIEKELLEFDSNFTMEDTVDAQYDWRNSTLHLFLRGPRPFDSENSHEQHQMHMNIERPRVPEILFQPRMGGCDQAGIIELSETMLLKKFGSKPSKLSDQAEAMAKNVWITGGHAQLPGLKTRIVKEFTSFLPNDAKFSVNISKHPSLDAWKGMAKFSSDDADFKSSLISKKEYEEYGPEYIKEHRLGNTGYYE from the coding sequence ATGCTTTCTAGAAATTGTTCGTTGCCACCAGCAACTGTGAGAGTTATTGATGAATCACCATTGAATAATGAACCTGAGCACTTTATTAGTACTTCGACATATGATTCCAGTATCCCAATTGCGATTGACTTTGGCACCTGCAGTGTTAAAGCTGGCTATGTAAACAAGGCTGATCCAGCTTTCAATTTTCCAACAAGACTGACACGTTTTAGAGACCGTAAAATGAGTAGAACAATGACATTCATTGGTAACGATACTAACCTGGATTACGCCGTTAGGTCACAATCAAAGACTCCTTTTGACGGTCCATTCGTAACTAATTGGGAATATGCAGAAGATATTCTGGAGTACACGTTTAAGCATTTAGGTGTAACAGCTAACCATGGCATTTCAAATCCGCTTATAATGACAGAGAAACTAGCAACATTACAATCCCAGAGAGCTAATTGGTACCaacttttatttgaaacatttaatACATCCAATGTTTCTTTTGGTATCGATAATGTTTTTGCATTTTATGCTAATACTGATAAACATAGTTCGGGGCTTGTATTTGGTCTGAATAACCAAGATACTAACGTTATACCGATAATTGATGGTAAGCCGGTATTAACGGATACGAAGCGAATTAATTGGGGTGGTAGTCAATCTGTTGGTTATTTAAGTGACTTGATGACTTTAAAATACCCATATTTCCCAACAAAATTAACAGAGTTTCAATATGAGACACTTTATAAAGATTATTGTTATGTATCACCAGATTACGCTAAAGAACttgaagatattttaaGCTTAGAACAATTGGAAAAGAAGGATATAGTTGTTGAAGCACCATTTACAGAGATTATGCAACCAGAAaaaacagaagaagaattaagAATTCAGGCAGAGaagagaaaagaaaatggtAGAAGATTACAAGAACAGGCAAAGCAAAAGAGAATAGAAAAAATGGTAGAGAAACAAGAAGAATGGGAATATTATTCTCAATTGAAGGAACAGTTTGTGGACCAATCAAAGAAACAAATACAGTCAATCTTGGAAAATGCTGGTTTTGATGATGAAagagattttaaaaaatacttgTATAACTTagaaaaatcattaaaaagAGCACAAGCTGCTGAGTTATCAGAATCTTTGGAAGGagatgaagaagaggaagaggaagatgaaaatgccaataaatttgaattactTGAAGTCCCAGACGACCAATTGGATGAAGAGCAAATAAAGGAAAAGAGAAAACAAAGGTTAATGAAGGCAAATTATGATGCAAGACAAAGGGCAAAGGAAGAGAAACTAAAAGCCAAACAGGAAGCGGAAGAATTAAGaataaaagaagaacaatGGCGTGCTACTGATTTAAGTGGATGGATTAGAAGTAAACGAAAGGCATTGGATGAGTTATTAcaaaagagaaaagaaaaaattaaaacaagaGAAGATATGAAAGATAGAAAGTCACAAGCATCGCAGAATAGAATGAAAAGTTTGGCAACATTAGCAGAAGATAACCTGAAAACTGGTACAAAAAGAACAAGACAGCAAGCAACTATTGATAATGATCCAAATGATACGTTTGGTGCTGACGACGAAGATTGGATGGTTTACAATgacatttttcaaaatacaGAAACATTGGACGAACTTATAGAAGAAGATTATAGAGATATTGtagaaattgaaaaagagCTACTGGAGTTTGATTCTAATTTTACAATGGAAGACACAGTCGATGCACAATACGATTGGAGAAATTCTACCCTGCATTTATTCTTAAGAGGTCCAAGACCTTTTGATAGTGAGAATTCACATGAACAGCACCAAATGCATATGAATATTGAACGTCCTCGTGTTCCAGAAATTCTATTTCAACCAAGAATGGGTGGTTGTGATCAAGCAGGCATAATAGAATTGTCTGAAACAATGCTACTAAAAAAATTTGGTTCTAAGCCTAGTAAATTAAGTGATCAAGCAGAAGCCATGGCAAAGAATGTGTGGATCACAGGTGGACATGCACAATTGCCTGGATTGAAGACAAGAATCGTAAAAGAATTTACATCATTTTTACCAAATGATGCCAAATTCAGTgttaatatatcaaaacATCCTTCTTTAGATGCATGGAAAGGGATGGCCAAATTTAGTTCTGATGATGCTGATTTTAAATCAAGTTTAATTTCTAAAAAGGAATACGAAGAATATGGACCAGAATACATAAAAGAGCACAGATTGGGAAATACTGGATATTATGAGTGA
- the TPHA0C03200 gene encoding uncharacterized protein, protein MTMIFWLTQRPIEEVNVHNPQNHTVLGLSQDLAVFAILKNNPAQSNTRHTIIQLYNIINTTTVSYWCKKRSCVHNERCILTSNSNTSYCVISCLLLTSFNSSRERNLIRFLNPILFEIGFLDFNRVIGWISLLCSLLYLFCCFAVLYFQQSKVSLLSFWG, encoded by the coding sequence ATGACAATGATCTTCTGGTTAACACAGAGACCAATTGAAGAGGTAAATGTGCATAACCCACAGAATCATACTGTTTTGGGGTTGTCACAAGACCTTGCGGTGTTTGCCATCTTGAAAAACAACCCAGCCCAATCCAACACACGGCATACAATTATACAATTATACAATATCATAAACACAACAACCGTGTCTTACTGGTGTAAGAAACGATCGTGTGTGCATAATGAACGTTGTATTTTGACTTCTAACTCAAACACTTCTTACTGTGTCATTTCTTGTTTGCTTCTTACTTCTTTCAACAGCAGCAGAGAGAGGAATCTGATCCGTTTCTTGAATCCCATCTTATTCGAAATTGGATTTCTGGATTTTAATAGGGTAATTGGATGGATCTCTTTACTCTGTAGCCTACtatatttgttttgttGTTTTGCTGTTTTGTATTTCCAGCAATCAAAGGTGTCTTTACTTTCCTTCTGGGGGTAA
- the OCA2 gene encoding Oca2p (similar to Saccharomyces cerevisiae OCA2 (YNL056W); ancestral locus Anc_2.251), whose protein sequence is MQHKTYIPPLNFSPVVSTDVSLYRSGYPMPLNYSFIKDRLNLKTIIYVGDKEDLTDEYSEFLKAEGIEFYHVFMDSCRDKNINSQINTVLEIILDIDNYPILIHSNKGKHRVGIIVGIIRKVLQGWSTAGIYQEYSIFSGGLKGDADLEFITMFETHMSVRKDKIPKYVTDSLNI, encoded by the coding sequence ATGCAACACAAGACATATATTCCTCCATTGAACTTTTCACCAGTTGTCAGTACTGATGTATCTCTCTATCGGTCTGGTTATCCCATGCCATTGAACTACTCATTTATCAAGGATAgattaaatttgaagacGATCATATACGTTGGTGACAAGGAGGATTTAACCGATGAGTATtctgaatttttgaaagcAGAAGGGATTGAATTCTATCATGTTTTCATGGACTCTTGCAGAGATAAAAACATCAATTCACAAATTAATACAGTCTTGGAGATAATACTGGACATTGATAACTATCCTATTCTCATACATTCCAACAAGGGTAAACACAGAGTCGGTATAATTGTTGGTATAATTCGTAAAGTTTTACAAGGATGGTCAACAGCAGGTATATATCAAGAATATAGCATATTTTCAGGTGGTTTGAAAGGGGATGCAGATTTAGAGTTTATCACAATGTTTGAGACCCATATGAGCGTACGAAAGGACAAGATACCGAAATACGTTACtgattctttaaatatataa